A region of Denticeps clupeoides chromosome 19, fDenClu1.1, whole genome shotgun sequence DNA encodes the following proteins:
- the daw1 gene encoding dynein assembly factor with WD repeat domains 1 isoform X2: MKLKRFLLRYYPPGIILEYVKGGEIRTKSIDLLDLTPETDTEELLAEIRKSEPLVTWSRAEQVLQAHVLPLTNVAFNKSGSSFITGSYDRTCKIWDTASGEELQSLEGHRNVVYAIAFNNPYGDKVATGSFDKTCKLWSVETGKCFHTFWGHMAEIVCLAFNPQSTLVATGSMDTLAKLWDVQTGEEVATLSGHSAEIISLAFNTAGDRLVTGSFDRTVSLWDVPTGSCVHTLIGHRGEISSVQFNWDCSLIVTGSMDRTCRVWDAPAGKCVFTFSDHEDEVLDVCFDCTGQLIATASADGTARVYSAATNQCIAKLQGHEGEISKVCFNPQGSRVLTASVDKTARLWDVRSGECVQVLGGHTDEIFSCAFNYEGDAIITGSKDNTCRIWR; the protein is encoded by the exons ATGAAGCTGAAGAGGTTCCTTCTCCGGTATTACCCACCAG GGATCATCCTGGAGTACGTGAAAGGAGGGGAGATCAGGACCAAGTCCATCGACCTTCTGGACCTGACCCCCGA GACCGACACGGAGGAGCTGCTCGCCGAGATCCGGAAGTCGGAGCCGCTGGTCACGTGGTCGCGGGCGGAGCAG GTGCTCCAGGCGCACGTCCTGCCGCTGACCAATGTTGCCTTTAACAAATCTGGCTCGAG CTTTATAACTGGGAGCTATGACAGGACCTGTAAAATATGGGACACAGCGTCAGGAGAGGAGCTGCAGTCGCTGGAGGGCCACAGGAATGTTGTGTACGCCATCGCGTTCAACAACCCCTACGG GGACAAGGTCGCCACTGGTTCCTTCGATAAGACCTGCAAGTTGTGGAGTGTGGAGACAGGGAAGTGTTTCCACACCTTTTGGGGACACATGGCTGAGATA GTGTGTTTGGCCTTCAACCCTCAGAGCACCCTTGTTGCCACAGGCAGCATGGACACCTTAGCTAAATTGTGGGATGTCCAGACTGGAGAGGAAGTGGCCACGCTTTCG GGCCACTCAGCCGAGATCATCTCTTTGGCTTTTAATACAGCGGGGGACCGTCTTGTAACTGGCTCGTTCGACCGTACCGTATCTCTGTGGGATGTTCCCACTGGCAG TTGTGTGCACACTCTGATTGGTCATCGTGGGGAGATCAGCAGTGTGCAGTTTAACTGGGACTGTTCTCTCATCGTCACTGGCTCGATGGACAGGACATGCAGG gtatGGGATGCTCCTGCAGGAAAGTGTGTGTTCACGTTCTCTGACCATGAGGATGAGGTTCTGGATGTGTGTTTTGACTGCACTGGGCAGCTCATAGCTACAGCGTCTGCTGATG GCACCGCCCGGGTGTACAGTGCAGCAACAAATCAGTGTATCGCCAAGCTGCAGGGCCATGAGGGGGAAATCTCCAAG GTGTGTTTTAACCCTCAGGGCAGTCGCGTGCTGACGGCAAGCGTGGATAAGACCGCTCGGCTGTGGGACGTGCGCTCGGGTGAATGTGTGCAGGTGCTGGGGGGACACACAGATGAGATCTTCTCCTGCGCCTTCAACTATGAGGGAGATGCAATCATTACAG GCAGTAAAGATAacacctgcaggatctggcgcTAA
- the daw1 gene encoding dynein assembly factor with WD repeat domains 1 isoform X1, with product MKLKRFLLRYYPPGIILEYVKGGEIRTKSIDLLDLTPETDTEELLAEIRKSEPLVTWSRAEQVRQLLRTLQDKLRQHVERSFPLFKVLQAHVLPLTNVAFNKSGSSFITGSYDRTCKIWDTASGEELQSLEGHRNVVYAIAFNNPYGDKVATGSFDKTCKLWSVETGKCFHTFWGHMAEIVCLAFNPQSTLVATGSMDTLAKLWDVQTGEEVATLSGHSAEIISLAFNTAGDRLVTGSFDRTVSLWDVPTGSCVHTLIGHRGEISSVQFNWDCSLIVTGSMDRTCRVWDAPAGKCVFTFSDHEDEVLDVCFDCTGQLIATASADGTARVYSAATNQCIAKLQGHEGEISKVCFNPQGSRVLTASVDKTARLWDVRSGECVQVLGGHTDEIFSCAFNYEGDAIITGSKDNTCRIWR from the exons ATGAAGCTGAAGAGGTTCCTTCTCCGGTATTACCCACCAG GGATCATCCTGGAGTACGTGAAAGGAGGGGAGATCAGGACCAAGTCCATCGACCTTCTGGACCTGACCCCCGA GACCGACACGGAGGAGCTGCTCGCCGAGATCCGGAAGTCGGAGCCGCTGGTCACGTGGTCGCGGGCGGAGCAGGTGCGCCAGCTGCTGCGGACGCTGCAGGACAAGCTGCGGCAGCACGTCGAGCGCAGCTTCCCTCTTTTCAAG GTGCTCCAGGCGCACGTCCTGCCGCTGACCAATGTTGCCTTTAACAAATCTGGCTCGAG CTTTATAACTGGGAGCTATGACAGGACCTGTAAAATATGGGACACAGCGTCAGGAGAGGAGCTGCAGTCGCTGGAGGGCCACAGGAATGTTGTGTACGCCATCGCGTTCAACAACCCCTACGG GGACAAGGTCGCCACTGGTTCCTTCGATAAGACCTGCAAGTTGTGGAGTGTGGAGACAGGGAAGTGTTTCCACACCTTTTGGGGACACATGGCTGAGATA GTGTGTTTGGCCTTCAACCCTCAGAGCACCCTTGTTGCCACAGGCAGCATGGACACCTTAGCTAAATTGTGGGATGTCCAGACTGGAGAGGAAGTGGCCACGCTTTCG GGCCACTCAGCCGAGATCATCTCTTTGGCTTTTAATACAGCGGGGGACCGTCTTGTAACTGGCTCGTTCGACCGTACCGTATCTCTGTGGGATGTTCCCACTGGCAG TTGTGTGCACACTCTGATTGGTCATCGTGGGGAGATCAGCAGTGTGCAGTTTAACTGGGACTGTTCTCTCATCGTCACTGGCTCGATGGACAGGACATGCAGG gtatGGGATGCTCCTGCAGGAAAGTGTGTGTTCACGTTCTCTGACCATGAGGATGAGGTTCTGGATGTGTGTTTTGACTGCACTGGGCAGCTCATAGCTACAGCGTCTGCTGATG GCACCGCCCGGGTGTACAGTGCAGCAACAAATCAGTGTATCGCCAAGCTGCAGGGCCATGAGGGGGAAATCTCCAAG GTGTGTTTTAACCCTCAGGGCAGTCGCGTGCTGACGGCAAGCGTGGATAAGACCGCTCGGCTGTGGGACGTGCGCTCGGGTGAATGTGTGCAGGTGCTGGGGGGACACACAGATGAGATCTTCTCCTGCGCCTTCAACTATGAGGGAGATGCAATCATTACAG GCAGTAAAGATAacacctgcaggatctggcgcTAA